Sequence from the Amaranthus tricolor cultivar Red isolate AtriRed21 chromosome 1, ASM2621246v1, whole genome shotgun sequence genome:
TTGTTGAGAATTTCCGCCGGATACTAAGAAGTGCCTTAATGGAAAGcttattctattgagtggcgtGGGCGAGAATAATGTGGCGCGGCATAAATTGTGTATTTGTGCAACTCAAAAACTGTATTATTATCTGGTTAAgtcatttatataaatatatgtaatataaTTAAGAATCCGACCCAAAATTGCATcagaaaatcaaataataatgaaGTTGATGACGATCGTGTTGGTGTTACTAACAGTGATGCTATTGCTAGCATGTGTGAGTTCCGATTTCAGCAAAGACAAAGATGAATGCCAAGAACAACTTATCACAATGTCCTCTTGCCTCAACTATGTAACGGGAGAGGTGAAATCGCCCTCGCCACAATGTTGCACTATCTTGTATACAAAGCTAAATGCGACTAAAAAGTGTCTTTGTATTTTGGTTATGGATCGGAATCAACCTAGCCTTGGCCTTAAGCTTAATGCTACTCTCGCTCTAAGCCTCCCTTCCTTATGTCTTGCTCCTAACAATCCAATGGATTGTGTAGGTATGTACCTTCTTATCTCTTCACAATCATAATTCTTATAGAAAAATTAAGGATTAAATTGATTGCGCGCATTTCTCCTGCCATCTCCCTTGAAAGGGTACGGGTATGATTTGTTTGCTACCTCTCCCTCGGACCCTGACTTTTGTACGGAATTTTGGATTGATGTCCATAACCATGACCATGATCATCTTTTGTTTAGAAACTAGCCTTATGCTTCTAAAAATGTTACTTTAAGCGATATTTGTTGGTTTGATTTCTGTTCCGGTTAAAAATCAGAATCAATCAAATAAATAGGTACCTTCGGGTGGATGTGGCGGTCAAATGGTGGTTGATCAAAAAACCATTAAATACCTGAAAATAAACACTAACAACGCCGGGGTGGTCCTCGGGGGCGGTGCCTCCGACACCCAAGTTAGTGCCCGCGTATAAGCTACTATGATATAGTGTAGTatttttagagagataaagACTTTTACCCTAAGCTGTAAGCAAATACCAATTTTTGCCAACCCCCTTAACTTACCTCCTAAAAGGTAATATGTGGACTTTTGCCCTTAAAAAACGTGGGTATATATTTTATTCACAGACAATTTCATTAATAACCTTGTATATTATGATTTGGTGAGTTATCATTCAGTTTTAACTGTTGCTAGTTCGTTTTTTTTTAGCTGAGCTAGTAATACTTGATTTTCCAAGTTTCATTTGCTAGTACAACcccaaaatcaatttcaaatgcattctaaatctatttttatatttatttggacTCAATTTAGACTTATATACAATCTTTAGACCCATTTTAGTACAAATaaaacatgtaaaaaaaaatgaaaaattaaatcaaaacctATTTAGAACCCTAGACCCGTTAGACTCAACGCATTTGGTTTCGAGGCTATCAGAACCTGAGGATTCGAATTTAAGTCTACCAAAAACTAATGAGTTTGAGTCCGAGTCTGCTTGTACTAGATCCAAACCCGACCTTTGACCATCTCTAATTGTGACCTTGTAACTTAgttcaaaatatgaaaatatattcaaaaatgaaataaaatgttCACTTTTCTATAATTGGTTGTTTTGATTCATTAGGTCTCCTTCATTTGGATACTAAATCTCCAGAAGCACAGATTTTTATCCAAGCAGCTAATACTACTCAAGGTAAACTAATTTATCATTACCTacattcattttttaattgcaaTATTTCTCCAGAAAAGCTCTCAAGTTTTAACAATCATCAAAATTGtggtaaaattttaatatcatCGGACTACAACCATCAGCATAAGCTATTGGTTGAATTGGTCTCTTGACATGATATGCAATCAACTTAAGTTAGGGCCGGCTCaaggtttttagggttttgggcgAAAGATTATTTTTGGGCCCCTAAACGGACCATTGTATATATAGAAAGTTCGAACTTTAGCATtaattgaaaactaaaattttttgaaaGCCCTTGGACGTAGACACGACATACACCTGCTTAGGACCGGCCCTATAATAACATAATGGTCACGAAATTAAATCTTCTTCGCTTTTCATTAAAAGTGTATGTGCTGAAGAGCTCTCGTATGAGGTTGCCGAGTTTATAACATATCATAATTTATTGCAGGTGGTGAAGGTGATGCTTGGATGAATCCTATAACGAATGGGACAAAGCCGAAGTTTTGgcataaaacaataatatttgatGTATTATTcatgttattaatttattattatcgaTTTTCCTACTGAATTAGTAGATAATTAGTCTTATATTTagtgtttttattttctttattttgatgAAGTTTATTGTTAAGTCTTTCATGTAAAAGTTCATTATGAATTACGTAACAATTATGATTGAGAAGGATCGGTTAAGTATTATGGTTAATGTTAATGGTTCAACTAATGCgaaatattttcttataaaaaggactaatatatttcttttaaacCTTTAGGGACCTCAAAATACAAACAAATAACTATAGTGATTTTAAACCAAAACGAGAACGTGaaacctaaaaataaaaaacttcaaaaaactgtttaaaacaattGAATTTAGATTATAGACGAGTTTGCTcaagttttttcaattttttgggTCTAATAAGTTTCGAATGACTTTTGAGTTGTATGTTACCAAATTTAAATCGATTTTTGGGTCAATTTTGAATtacacaaaaaaataacatatctTTATTATGTAGGGGTTACACTCGCAAACACCGAAACCATGTACAACTGCAATTAATTATGTGTTAGGCCGTGTATAACTCCTCAATTAGAGTGCTTATCTGTGATAATAACCAGCTAAATAATTATGTACGTGTCATGATCTCGAGTATTAATAAACATGTATGTCAATATgtattagttaatttttagaTGTCTATGAAAAATTGGATTGGATACAATCAATTAGTCACTAGGTCTGTTGTTAGTAGAATGATGATTAGTCTCAAGCGAGATTATGTTGCTGGTGAGGTTTTTCTTGCTGTTTAACCTTTCTTGCAATAAGACCACCTTGATAACACTAGTTGCACAAGTAAGGAGGGTTAGCAGGGTCCAAAGAGATTCTTCGGAGACCTTCTCCGACGCCAAGTCAGTAAAATTCTCCGATGAGTATCTTGCAAGCCTATTCCAAGTGCATAGAGACTCTTATTTGGAGGAGCAATACTAgaataaatgttaaatattaactttaaaaaagtgcgtggaaatttcggcagcatctctttaaaaaatcaaacatgtggtagagcaaaTATACAAgcgaggacacaaggcctcataacaaaacatatacaaccaaagcttacaaaagataacaagagctacaaaatcgaaagataataatggtatgacacaggttatgcttcaccctcatcactctcccccaatgcaatgcaatgcaaaagaagcttcaatacctgctacgcctgtctatgatcctcttgCTCCtcaacattagaccaaaggctaatgtgtcatagcaggacaatcatagaaagtcatcaacgatcaaacataaacacaaacacgtacacgtcagtaactagcatcaaatataataaggccaactattagataacattatattataaaacaacataagatgatttcataagacgcaagcacagatagtaaccgtttatcggccacttatacttcttaatttcattacgcgctttccaacccgaaccacgtgttcttgggtagaatgcaggtcttcacgctcctcttttcaaacataaactcttgcaaaacacgtatagtatcaactcgaccaagaaattaacagaatacctaacacatgaccttatagagcttgcctatcttaaggtaagtgtgatcatagtctgtaataccgttgaggtaacttaacttaggcacacttctcactagcataaactattctatcaataagtagatgttctatcaatgagtaaatattctatcaaagagtaaatgttctatcaatgtgtaagctttctatcaaagaatgaaccttctatcaaagaatgaactttctattattaaataactttcgattgatgaataaattttctatcactaaataactttctatcagtggatttTTCTCTatttcctggcatagtgacacggccaagggcgttatcggtcatccgacgcccatggcaaagtacgagctcatgccccctccagcggaccctctcgggtcctaccttcgggaaaaactaacacactggggttctaaaccagtgaagaggccaccatattggggtttgcaaggcccgcatggtaacacctcggtcaaggggcggtatcggccatccagcgcccagtgacccaagcatgctcatgccccccttacggtggtcccgtcgaaacctaggggactaataaatcaaccggacataatccagttgagtcacgccagctaatcataatctaatactttatcagatgggaaataacttccactttcgactaataatgagagccctgggatagcagcacgccaaaacccactgagccactcatcaaaatatgaaattcacctctaaaggagtcattctaactccaagtaaggcataatccaattcttaaatagataAGGGGTAGTTCTCGCCTTCCagtaacactctcattctctaaactattctaagcgcaaggatttcatagtcgatagctcttcatgtaaagtgtactcactagtatctcatagtttcaatgcaatgtatattatcacaataaacaataatgtcttaaagcaaattacatataagggttagttattgcgtgtacgtacctgtaagcgtcactgcacgatcaaaagtcacaaaatcacccgactaaggttctacttttctcttacaaaatgggcacctatataagttatgagtagaactaataagttcccttaactactttgccataccaaactaaaagccaaagtaaccactatcatccattcac
This genomic interval carries:
- the LOC130825613 gene encoding non-specific lipid transfer protein GPI-anchored 14-like gives rise to the protein MKLMTIVLVLLTVMLLLACVSSDFSKDKDECQEQLITMSSCLNYVTGEVKSPSPQCCTILYTKLNATKKCLCILVMDRNQPSLGLKLNATLALSLPSLCLAPNNPMDCVGLLHLDTKSPEAQIFIQAANTTQGGEGDAWMNPITNGTKPKFWHKTIIFDVLFMLLIYYYRFSY